The Hemibagrus wyckioides isolate EC202008001 linkage group LG15, SWU_Hwy_1.0, whole genome shotgun sequence genome window below encodes:
- the LOC131366101 gene encoding protein shisa-like-2A — protein MSAECTSYYSAERVFVNAFTCPKPGGDARAVYCCGFNDVKYCCDDPNSFFPYEYGYMWWLSVGALVGLSIAAVVLLAFIITLCVLCYLFIATKPRGLDNGLMLQVPGSEAGPPEGPNQRNAPSGPQGFRKHFLRGKLHCDNQPADPERLFQRCYMATVTTINVEGPS, from the exons ATGAGCGCGGAATGCACGAGCTACTACAGCGCAGAGCGCGTGTTCGTCAACGCCTTCACCTGCCCGAAACCGGGGGGAGACGCACGAGCCGTGTACTGCTGCGGCTTCAACGACGTCAAGTACTGCTGCGACGATCCCAACAGCTTCTTTCCCTACGAGTACGGGTACATGTGGTGGCTcag TGTTGGTGCTCTGGTGGGTTTGTCTATAGCTGCAGTGGTGCTGCTGGCCTTCATCATCACGCTGTGTGTGCTCTGCTACTTGTTCATCGCCACCAAACCCCGGGGCCTCGATAATGGTCTCATGCTACAGGTGCCAG GATCTGAGGCCGGTCCTCCAGAGGGTCCAAATCAGCGCAATGCTCCGTCCGGACCTCAAGGCTTCCGCAAGCATTTTCTGAGAGGAAAACTGCACTGCGACAACCAGCCTGCCGACCCGGAGCGCCTGTTCCAGCGCTGCTACAtggccaccgtcaccaccattAACGTGGAAGGGCCTTCCTAA
- the gpx7 gene encoding glutathione peroxidase 7: MRMILRALALLLLSYLLEAKQKDFYTFKVVNSRGRLVSLEKYRGSVSLVVNVASECGFTEEHYTDLQQLQRDFGPYHFNVLAFPCNQFGQQEPGSDKEIDSYVRRVYGISFPLFSKIAVVGTGANNAFKYLAAVTGKEPDWNFWKYLIDVDGKVVDAWGPQVSVKELRPKITEMVRKLIIKRKEEL; the protein is encoded by the exons ATGAGGATGATCCTCCGAGCGCTGGCTTTACTCCTCCTGTCTTATTTACTGGAGGCGAAGCAGAAAGACTTTTACACGTTTAAAGTGGTGAACAGCAGAGGGAGATTAGTTTCTTTGGAGAAATACCGTGGTTCG gtctCCTTGGTGGTAAATGTAGCGAGTGAATGTGGCTTCACAGAGGAGCACTATACAGACCTGCAGCAGCTGCAGCGGGATTTTGGACCGTACCATTTCAACGTGCTGGCGTTCCCATGTAATCAGTTTGGCCAGCAGGAGCCCGGCAGTGATAAAGAGATCGACAGCTATGTGAGGCGTGTTTATGGAATCTCATTTCCACTCTTCAGCAAAATCGCTGTGGTGGGGACAGGAGCCAACAATGCCTTTAAATACCTTGCAG CGGTCACAGGGAAGGAGCCTGACTGGAATTTCTGGAAGTATCTGATTGATGTGGATGGTAAAGTTGTGGACGCATGGGGTCCTCAAGTGTCTGTGAAAGAACTTCGGCCAAAGATCACGGAGATGGTGCGCAAACTCATCATCAAACGCAAAGAGGAGCTATag